One stretch of Bombus pascuorum chromosome 14, iyBomPasc1.1, whole genome shotgun sequence DNA includes these proteins:
- the LOC132914204 gene encoding mitogen-activated protein kinase kinase kinase kinase 5 isoform X2, with amino-acid sequence MALNANALSSDISRRNPQDEYELIQRIGSGTYGDVYKAKRLSMNDLAAIKVIKLEPGDDFAIIQQEILMMKDCRHPNIIAYYGSYLRRDKLWICMEYCGGGSLQDIYHITGPLSEIQIAYMCRETLLGLAYLHSMGKMHRDIKGANILLTEAGDVKLADFGVSAQITATINKRKSFIGTPYWMAPEVAAVERKGGYNQLCDIWACGITAIELAELQPPMFDLHPMRALFLMSKSGFKPPTLKDRDKWSPTFHNFVKVALTKNPKKRPTAEKLLQHAFFQGEMSKRLALELLQKVSNPSHMFTDLEADEDGAVPNVPQRIASRHTARPRPKSPIPQLDTDDQINLDGTLQRDAISPSVDATPSWDIMDIMNNVKSVHNCDVHPDCGIGSAFEDVQENTVAANVTTDTTDSKESHQGNTDTEIFHMSLRGNAMSMVGGHCDQLYSLQATLPLGESSNDCEVHCPYYNMSGSQASPRRHSSVDELYGLVNSAQSLAAVNGQRQRSLSDSGPREESLQSNGQNEMPDEGDRESMSPDLLSDTPPVPPRRRDRKRHTPPRPISNGLPPTPKVHMGACFSKVFNGCPLRIHCTASWIHPDTRDQHLLIAAEEGIYNLNLNELHETAIDQLYPRRTIWMYVIKDVLMSLSGKTPQLYRHDLLAMQSKQTHRFSLHMNKISERLVPRKFALTTKVPDTKGCTKCCVGRNPYNGYKYLCGAMPTGIFLMQWYDPLNKFMLLKHFECTLPTPLNVFEIIITPEMEYPMVCVSVKQPYQQNKLKLDLINMNSGASWFHSDELEDMDGSATVIPRRENLHVINVTQLEKNAILVCYDNVVKVVTLQGKPRSSRKHMSELHFNFQIESIICLPDSVLAFHKHGMQGRSFKNGEVTQEISDPSRTYRLLGSDKVVMLESHLVQSGTLTESEGADLYILAGHEASY; translated from the exons ATGGCTTTGAACGCAAACGCGTTGTCCAGTGACATAAGCCGAAGAAATCCACAGGATGAGTACGAGCTCATTCAGAGGATAGGCAGCGGAACGTACGGAGATGTTTACAAG GCCAAAAGACTTTCCATGAATGACCTCGCTGCAATTAAGGTTATCAAGTTGGAACCAG GGGATGATTTTGCAATAATTcaacaagaaattttaatgatgAAAGATTGCAGACATCCTAACATTATTGCCTATTATGGAAGTTACTTGAGAAGGGATAAATTATGGATTTGTATGGAATATTGTGGAGGTGGTTCCTTGCAGGATATATATCATA taaCTGGACCATTATCAGAAATACAAATAGCATACATGTGTCGAGAAACTCTTTTGGGATTGGCTTATTTGCATAGCATGGGAAAAATGCATCGTGATATTAAAGGTGCCAATATATTACTGACTGAAGCTGGTGATGTCAAACTAGCTGACTTTGGTGTGTCAGCACAAATTACCGCAACtattaacaaaagaaaaagcttTATTGGCACTCCCTATTGGATGGCACCTGAG GTTGCAGCTGTAGAAAGGAAGGGTGGTTATAATCAACTTTGTGATATTTGGGCTTGTGGTATTACTGCAATAGAATTAGCTGAATTGCAACCACCTATGTTTGATTTACATCCAATGAGAGCTCTTTTTCTCATGTCCAAATCTGGCTTTAAACCACCTACGTTAAAGGATCGTGACAAATGGAGTCCAACATTCCATAATTTCGTGAAAGTTGCTCTAACTAAAAATCCCAAAAAACGACCGACCGCCGAAAAATTACTGCAG CACGCATTTTTTCAAGGAGAAATGAGTAAACGTTTAGCTCTAGAATTGTTGCAGAAAGTATCGAATCCTAGTCATATGTTCACCGATTTAGAAGCAGATGAAGATGGAGCTGTACCTAATGTTCCACAAAGGATAGCATCGCGTCACACCGCGAGACCTAGACCAAAAAGTCCTATACCGCAATTAGACACTGATG ACCAAATTAATCTTGATGGAACGTTACAAAGAGACGCGATTTCTCCTTCTGTGGATGCTACCCCATCTTGGGATATCATGGATATTATGAATAACGTCAAG TCTGTTCATAACTGTGATGTTCATCCGGATTGCGGTATCGGATCAGCGTTTGAAGACGTACAGGAAAA TACTGTTGCCGCTAACGTTACAACAGATACAACAGATAGTAAAGAATCGCATCAAGGCAATACAGACACAGAGATATTTCATATGAGTTTAAG GGGGAATGCAATGTCGATGGTTGGTGGGCATTGCGACCAGCTATATTCCCTGCA AGCTACCCTTCCTCTTGGAGAGTCATCAAATGATTGTGAAGTGCATTGtccatattataatatgtcaG GATCGCAAGCAAGTCCCAGACGCCACAGCTCTGTGGATGAATTGTATGGTCTGGTGAACAGTGCTCAGTCCTTAGCTGCTGTCAATGGACAACGTCAACGATCCCTTTCTGACAGTGGTCCTAGAGAAGAATCTCTCCAATCAAATG GTCAAAATGAAATGCCAGATGAAGGAGACAGAGAAAGTATGAGCCCAGATTTATTATCTGATACTCCTCCTGTTCCTCCAAGAAGAAGGGACAGAAAACGCCATACACCTCCTAGACCGATCAGCAATGGACTGCCACCAACACCCAAGGTTCATATGGGTGCATGTTTCTCGAAA GTATTTAATGGATGTCCGTTAAGAATACATTGTACCGCAAGCTGGATTCATCCGGATACGAGAGATCAACATTTATTAATCGCGGCAGAGGAGgggatttataatttaaatttaaatgaacttcaTGAAACTGCAATAGATCAATTGTATCCCAGACGTACGATTTGGATGTATGTCATTAAAGATGTTCTCATGTCTTTATCGG GAAAAACTCCGCAATTGTATAGACACGATTTATTAGCGATGCAAAGCAAACAGACTCACAGGTTTTCACTGCATATGAACAAAATATCTGAGAGATTGGTACCTAGGAAGTTTGCCCTAACTACTAAGGTACCAGACACAAAAGGCTGTACCAAGTGTTGTGTAGGAAGAAATCCATATAACGg gtataaatatttatgtggTGCAATGCCGAccggaatatttttaatgcaatgGTACGATCCTCTTAATAAGTTTATGCTGTTAAAGCATTTCGAGTGTACACTACCGACGCCGTTAAacgtatttgaaattataattacaccCGAAATGGAATACCCGATGGTGTGCGTGTCTGTGAAACAACCATATcagcaaaataaattgaagttggatttaattaatatgaaCTCGGGGGCAAGTTGGTTTCACAGTGATGAATTAGAGGATATGGATGGTTCTG CCACTGTGATACCAAGAAGGGAAAACCTTCATGTTATTAATGTTACACAGCTAGAGAAAAACGCAATATTAGTTTGTTATGATA ATGTAGTGAAAGTGGTAACGCTACAAGGAAAACCTAGGTCGAGCAGGAAGCACATGTCAGAGTTACACTTTAACTTTCAAATTGAATCCATta TTTGCTTACCTGATAGTGTACTAGCATTCCACAAACATGGCATGCAAGGTAGAAGTTTCAAGAATGGCGAAGTTACGCAAGAAATCAGTGATCCGAGTAGGACGTACAGACTACTTGGGTCGGATAA AGTTGTGATGCTGGAGAGCCATTTGGTTCAATCAGGTACACTGACTGAATCTGAAGGCGCGGATTTGTATATACTTGCTGGACACGAAGCCAGTTACTAA
- the LOC132914204 gene encoding mitogen-activated protein kinase kinase kinase kinase 5 isoform X6, with protein MALNANALSSDISRRNPQDEYELIQRIGSGTYGDVYKAKRLSMNDLAAIKVIKLEPGDDFAIIQQEILMMKDCRHPNIIAYYGSYLRRDKLWICMEYCGGGSLQDIYHITGPLSEIQIAYMCRETLLGLAYLHSMGKMHRDIKGANILLTEAGDVKLADFGVSAQITATINKRKSFIGTPYWMAPEVAAVERKGGYNQLCDIWACGITAIELAELQPPMFDLHPMRALFLMSKSGFKPPTLKDRDKWSPTFHNFVKVALTKNPKKRPTAEKLLQHAFFQGEMSKRLALELLQKVSNPSHMFTDLEADEDGAVPNVPQRIASRHTARPRPKSPIPQLDTDDQINLDGTLQRDAISPSVDATPSWDIMDIMNNVKSVHNCDVHPDCGIGSAFEDVQEKSLLQYIDEELLLRATLPLGESSNDCEVHCPYYNMSGSQASPRRHSSVDELYGLVNSAQSLAAVNGQRQRSLSDSGPREESLQSNGQNEMPDEGDRESMSPDLLSDTPPVPPRRRDRKRHTPPRPISNGLPPTPKVHMGACFSKVFNGCPLRIHCTASWIHPDTRDQHLLIAAEEGIYNLNLNELHETAIDQLYPRRTIWMYVIKDVLMSLSGKTPQLYRHDLLAMQSKQTHRFSLHMNKISERLVPRKFALTTKVPDTKGCTKCCVGRNPYNGYKYLCGAMPTGIFLMQWYDPLNKFMLLKHFECTLPTPLNVFEIIITPEMEYPMVCVSVKQPYQQNKLKLDLINMNSGASWFHSDELEDMDGSATVIPRRENLHVINVTQLEKNAILVCYDNVVKVVTLQGKPRSSRKHMSELHFNFQIESIICLPDSVLAFHKHGMQGRSFKNGEVTQEISDPSRTYRLLGSDKVVMLESHLVQSGTLTESEGADLYILAGHEASY; from the exons ATGGCTTTGAACGCAAACGCGTTGTCCAGTGACATAAGCCGAAGAAATCCACAGGATGAGTACGAGCTCATTCAGAGGATAGGCAGCGGAACGTACGGAGATGTTTACAAG GCCAAAAGACTTTCCATGAATGACCTCGCTGCAATTAAGGTTATCAAGTTGGAACCAG GGGATGATTTTGCAATAATTcaacaagaaattttaatgatgAAAGATTGCAGACATCCTAACATTATTGCCTATTATGGAAGTTACTTGAGAAGGGATAAATTATGGATTTGTATGGAATATTGTGGAGGTGGTTCCTTGCAGGATATATATCATA taaCTGGACCATTATCAGAAATACAAATAGCATACATGTGTCGAGAAACTCTTTTGGGATTGGCTTATTTGCATAGCATGGGAAAAATGCATCGTGATATTAAAGGTGCCAATATATTACTGACTGAAGCTGGTGATGTCAAACTAGCTGACTTTGGTGTGTCAGCACAAATTACCGCAACtattaacaaaagaaaaagcttTATTGGCACTCCCTATTGGATGGCACCTGAG GTTGCAGCTGTAGAAAGGAAGGGTGGTTATAATCAACTTTGTGATATTTGGGCTTGTGGTATTACTGCAATAGAATTAGCTGAATTGCAACCACCTATGTTTGATTTACATCCAATGAGAGCTCTTTTTCTCATGTCCAAATCTGGCTTTAAACCACCTACGTTAAAGGATCGTGACAAATGGAGTCCAACATTCCATAATTTCGTGAAAGTTGCTCTAACTAAAAATCCCAAAAAACGACCGACCGCCGAAAAATTACTGCAG CACGCATTTTTTCAAGGAGAAATGAGTAAACGTTTAGCTCTAGAATTGTTGCAGAAAGTATCGAATCCTAGTCATATGTTCACCGATTTAGAAGCAGATGAAGATGGAGCTGTACCTAATGTTCCACAAAGGATAGCATCGCGTCACACCGCGAGACCTAGACCAAAAAGTCCTATACCGCAATTAGACACTGATG ACCAAATTAATCTTGATGGAACGTTACAAAGAGACGCGATTTCTCCTTCTGTGGATGCTACCCCATCTTGGGATATCATGGATATTATGAATAACGTCAAG TCTGTTCATAACTGTGATGTTCATCCGGATTGCGGTATCGGATCAGCGTTTGAAGACGTACAGGAAAA GAGTCTATTGCAGTACATTGATGAGGAGTTGTTGCTAAG AGCTACCCTTCCTCTTGGAGAGTCATCAAATGATTGTGAAGTGCATTGtccatattataatatgtcaG GATCGCAAGCAAGTCCCAGACGCCACAGCTCTGTGGATGAATTGTATGGTCTGGTGAACAGTGCTCAGTCCTTAGCTGCTGTCAATGGACAACGTCAACGATCCCTTTCTGACAGTGGTCCTAGAGAAGAATCTCTCCAATCAAATG GTCAAAATGAAATGCCAGATGAAGGAGACAGAGAAAGTATGAGCCCAGATTTATTATCTGATACTCCTCCTGTTCCTCCAAGAAGAAGGGACAGAAAACGCCATACACCTCCTAGACCGATCAGCAATGGACTGCCACCAACACCCAAGGTTCATATGGGTGCATGTTTCTCGAAA GTATTTAATGGATGTCCGTTAAGAATACATTGTACCGCAAGCTGGATTCATCCGGATACGAGAGATCAACATTTATTAATCGCGGCAGAGGAGgggatttataatttaaatttaaatgaacttcaTGAAACTGCAATAGATCAATTGTATCCCAGACGTACGATTTGGATGTATGTCATTAAAGATGTTCTCATGTCTTTATCGG GAAAAACTCCGCAATTGTATAGACACGATTTATTAGCGATGCAAAGCAAACAGACTCACAGGTTTTCACTGCATATGAACAAAATATCTGAGAGATTGGTACCTAGGAAGTTTGCCCTAACTACTAAGGTACCAGACACAAAAGGCTGTACCAAGTGTTGTGTAGGAAGAAATCCATATAACGg gtataaatatttatgtggTGCAATGCCGAccggaatatttttaatgcaatgGTACGATCCTCTTAATAAGTTTATGCTGTTAAAGCATTTCGAGTGTACACTACCGACGCCGTTAAacgtatttgaaattataattacaccCGAAATGGAATACCCGATGGTGTGCGTGTCTGTGAAACAACCATATcagcaaaataaattgaagttggatttaattaatatgaaCTCGGGGGCAAGTTGGTTTCACAGTGATGAATTAGAGGATATGGATGGTTCTG CCACTGTGATACCAAGAAGGGAAAACCTTCATGTTATTAATGTTACACAGCTAGAGAAAAACGCAATATTAGTTTGTTATGATA ATGTAGTGAAAGTGGTAACGCTACAAGGAAAACCTAGGTCGAGCAGGAAGCACATGTCAGAGTTACACTTTAACTTTCAAATTGAATCCATta TTTGCTTACCTGATAGTGTACTAGCATTCCACAAACATGGCATGCAAGGTAGAAGTTTCAAGAATGGCGAAGTTACGCAAGAAATCAGTGATCCGAGTAGGACGTACAGACTACTTGGGTCGGATAA AGTTGTGATGCTGGAGAGCCATTTGGTTCAATCAGGTACACTGACTGAATCTGAAGGCGCGGATTTGTATATACTTGCTGGACACGAAGCCAGTTACTAA
- the LOC132914204 gene encoding mitogen-activated protein kinase kinase kinase kinase 3 isoform X4 — protein sequence MALNANALSSDISRRNPQDEYELIQRIGSGTYGDVYKAKRLSMNDLAAIKVIKLEPGDDFAIIQQEILMMKDCRHPNIIAYYGSYLRRDKLWICMEYCGGGSLQDIYHITGPLSEIQIAYMCRETLLGLAYLHSMGKMHRDIKGANILLTEAGDVKLADFGVSAQITATINKRKSFIGTPYWMAPEVAAVERKGGYNQLCDIWACGITAIELAELQPPMFDLHPMRALFLMSKSGFKPPTLKDRDKWSPTFHNFVKVALTKNPKKRPTAEKLLQHAFFQGEMSKRLALELLQKVSNPSHMFTDLEADEDGAVPNVPQRIASRHTARPRPKSPIPQLDTDDQINLDGTLQRDAISPSVDATPSWDIMDIMNNVKSVHNCDVHPDCGIGSAFEDVQEKSLLQYIDEELLLRGNAMSMVGGHCDQLYSLQATLPLGESSNDCEVHCPYYNMSGSQASPRRHSSVDELYGLVNSAQSLAAVNGQRQRSLSDSGPREESLQSNGQNEMPDEGDRESMSPDLLSDTPPVPPRRRDRKRHTPPRPISNGLPPTPKVHMGACFSKVFNGCPLRIHCTASWIHPDTRDQHLLIAAEEGIYNLNLNELHETAIDQLYPRRTIWMYVIKDVLMSLSGKTPQLYRHDLLAMQSKQTHRFSLHMNKISERLVPRKFALTTKVPDTKGCTKCCVGRNPYNGYKYLCGAMPTGIFLMQWYDPLNKFMLLKHFECTLPTPLNVFEIIITPEMEYPMVCVSVKQPYQQNKLKLDLINMNSGASWFHSDELEDMDGSATVIPRRENLHVINVTQLEKNAILVCYDNVVKVVTLQGKPRSSRKHMSELHFNFQIESIICLPDSVLAFHKHGMQGRSFKNGEVTQEISDPSRTYRLLGSDKVVMLESHLVQSGTLTESEGADLYILAGHEASY from the exons ATGGCTTTGAACGCAAACGCGTTGTCCAGTGACATAAGCCGAAGAAATCCACAGGATGAGTACGAGCTCATTCAGAGGATAGGCAGCGGAACGTACGGAGATGTTTACAAG GCCAAAAGACTTTCCATGAATGACCTCGCTGCAATTAAGGTTATCAAGTTGGAACCAG GGGATGATTTTGCAATAATTcaacaagaaattttaatgatgAAAGATTGCAGACATCCTAACATTATTGCCTATTATGGAAGTTACTTGAGAAGGGATAAATTATGGATTTGTATGGAATATTGTGGAGGTGGTTCCTTGCAGGATATATATCATA taaCTGGACCATTATCAGAAATACAAATAGCATACATGTGTCGAGAAACTCTTTTGGGATTGGCTTATTTGCATAGCATGGGAAAAATGCATCGTGATATTAAAGGTGCCAATATATTACTGACTGAAGCTGGTGATGTCAAACTAGCTGACTTTGGTGTGTCAGCACAAATTACCGCAACtattaacaaaagaaaaagcttTATTGGCACTCCCTATTGGATGGCACCTGAG GTTGCAGCTGTAGAAAGGAAGGGTGGTTATAATCAACTTTGTGATATTTGGGCTTGTGGTATTACTGCAATAGAATTAGCTGAATTGCAACCACCTATGTTTGATTTACATCCAATGAGAGCTCTTTTTCTCATGTCCAAATCTGGCTTTAAACCACCTACGTTAAAGGATCGTGACAAATGGAGTCCAACATTCCATAATTTCGTGAAAGTTGCTCTAACTAAAAATCCCAAAAAACGACCGACCGCCGAAAAATTACTGCAG CACGCATTTTTTCAAGGAGAAATGAGTAAACGTTTAGCTCTAGAATTGTTGCAGAAAGTATCGAATCCTAGTCATATGTTCACCGATTTAGAAGCAGATGAAGATGGAGCTGTACCTAATGTTCCACAAAGGATAGCATCGCGTCACACCGCGAGACCTAGACCAAAAAGTCCTATACCGCAATTAGACACTGATG ACCAAATTAATCTTGATGGAACGTTACAAAGAGACGCGATTTCTCCTTCTGTGGATGCTACCCCATCTTGGGATATCATGGATATTATGAATAACGTCAAG TCTGTTCATAACTGTGATGTTCATCCGGATTGCGGTATCGGATCAGCGTTTGAAGACGTACAGGAAAA GAGTCTATTGCAGTACATTGATGAGGAGTTGTTGCTAAG GGGGAATGCAATGTCGATGGTTGGTGGGCATTGCGACCAGCTATATTCCCTGCA AGCTACCCTTCCTCTTGGAGAGTCATCAAATGATTGTGAAGTGCATTGtccatattataatatgtcaG GATCGCAAGCAAGTCCCAGACGCCACAGCTCTGTGGATGAATTGTATGGTCTGGTGAACAGTGCTCAGTCCTTAGCTGCTGTCAATGGACAACGTCAACGATCCCTTTCTGACAGTGGTCCTAGAGAAGAATCTCTCCAATCAAATG GTCAAAATGAAATGCCAGATGAAGGAGACAGAGAAAGTATGAGCCCAGATTTATTATCTGATACTCCTCCTGTTCCTCCAAGAAGAAGGGACAGAAAACGCCATACACCTCCTAGACCGATCAGCAATGGACTGCCACCAACACCCAAGGTTCATATGGGTGCATGTTTCTCGAAA GTATTTAATGGATGTCCGTTAAGAATACATTGTACCGCAAGCTGGATTCATCCGGATACGAGAGATCAACATTTATTAATCGCGGCAGAGGAGgggatttataatttaaatttaaatgaacttcaTGAAACTGCAATAGATCAATTGTATCCCAGACGTACGATTTGGATGTATGTCATTAAAGATGTTCTCATGTCTTTATCGG GAAAAACTCCGCAATTGTATAGACACGATTTATTAGCGATGCAAAGCAAACAGACTCACAGGTTTTCACTGCATATGAACAAAATATCTGAGAGATTGGTACCTAGGAAGTTTGCCCTAACTACTAAGGTACCAGACACAAAAGGCTGTACCAAGTGTTGTGTAGGAAGAAATCCATATAACGg gtataaatatttatgtggTGCAATGCCGAccggaatatttttaatgcaatgGTACGATCCTCTTAATAAGTTTATGCTGTTAAAGCATTTCGAGTGTACACTACCGACGCCGTTAAacgtatttgaaattataattacaccCGAAATGGAATACCCGATGGTGTGCGTGTCTGTGAAACAACCATATcagcaaaataaattgaagttggatttaattaatatgaaCTCGGGGGCAAGTTGGTTTCACAGTGATGAATTAGAGGATATGGATGGTTCTG CCACTGTGATACCAAGAAGGGAAAACCTTCATGTTATTAATGTTACACAGCTAGAGAAAAACGCAATATTAGTTTGTTATGATA ATGTAGTGAAAGTGGTAACGCTACAAGGAAAACCTAGGTCGAGCAGGAAGCACATGTCAGAGTTACACTTTAACTTTCAAATTGAATCCATta TTTGCTTACCTGATAGTGTACTAGCATTCCACAAACATGGCATGCAAGGTAGAAGTTTCAAGAATGGCGAAGTTACGCAAGAAATCAGTGATCCGAGTAGGACGTACAGACTACTTGGGTCGGATAA AGTTGTGATGCTGGAGAGCCATTTGGTTCAATCAGGTACACTGACTGAATCTGAAGGCGCGGATTTGTATATACTTGCTGGACACGAAGCCAGTTACTAA
- the LOC132914204 gene encoding mitogen-activated protein kinase kinase kinase kinase 5 isoform X5 yields the protein MALNANALSSDISRRNPQDEYELIQRIGSGTYGDVYKAKRLSMNDLAAIKVIKLEPGDDFAIIQQEILMMKDCRHPNIIAYYGSYLRRDKLWICMEYCGGGSLQDIYHITGPLSEIQIAYMCRETLLGLAYLHSMGKMHRDIKGANILLTEAGDVKLADFGVSAQITATINKRKSFIGTPYWMAPEVAAVERKGGYNQLCDIWACGITAIELAELQPPMFDLHPMRALFLMSKSGFKPPTLKDRDKWSPTFHNFVKVALTKNPKKRPTAEKLLQHAFFQGEMSKRLALELLQKVSNPSHMFTDLEADEDGAVPNVPQRIASRHTARPRPKSPIPQLDTDDQINLDGTLQRDAISPSVDATPSWDIMDIMNNVKSVHNCDVHPDCGIGSAFEDVQEKGNAMSMVGGHCDQLYSLQATLPLGESSNDCEVHCPYYNMSGSQASPRRHSSVDELYGLVNSAQSLAAVNGQRQRSLSDSGPREESLQSNGQNEMPDEGDRESMSPDLLSDTPPVPPRRRDRKRHTPPRPISNGLPPTPKVHMGACFSKVFNGCPLRIHCTASWIHPDTRDQHLLIAAEEGIYNLNLNELHETAIDQLYPRRTIWMYVIKDVLMSLSGKTPQLYRHDLLAMQSKQTHRFSLHMNKISERLVPRKFALTTKVPDTKGCTKCCVGRNPYNGYKYLCGAMPTGIFLMQWYDPLNKFMLLKHFECTLPTPLNVFEIIITPEMEYPMVCVSVKQPYQQNKLKLDLINMNSGASWFHSDELEDMDGSATVIPRRENLHVINVTQLEKNAILVCYDNVVKVVTLQGKPRSSRKHMSELHFNFQIESIICLPDSVLAFHKHGMQGRSFKNGEVTQEISDPSRTYRLLGSDKVVMLESHLVQSGTLTESEGADLYILAGHEASY from the exons ATGGCTTTGAACGCAAACGCGTTGTCCAGTGACATAAGCCGAAGAAATCCACAGGATGAGTACGAGCTCATTCAGAGGATAGGCAGCGGAACGTACGGAGATGTTTACAAG GCCAAAAGACTTTCCATGAATGACCTCGCTGCAATTAAGGTTATCAAGTTGGAACCAG GGGATGATTTTGCAATAATTcaacaagaaattttaatgatgAAAGATTGCAGACATCCTAACATTATTGCCTATTATGGAAGTTACTTGAGAAGGGATAAATTATGGATTTGTATGGAATATTGTGGAGGTGGTTCCTTGCAGGATATATATCATA taaCTGGACCATTATCAGAAATACAAATAGCATACATGTGTCGAGAAACTCTTTTGGGATTGGCTTATTTGCATAGCATGGGAAAAATGCATCGTGATATTAAAGGTGCCAATATATTACTGACTGAAGCTGGTGATGTCAAACTAGCTGACTTTGGTGTGTCAGCACAAATTACCGCAACtattaacaaaagaaaaagcttTATTGGCACTCCCTATTGGATGGCACCTGAG GTTGCAGCTGTAGAAAGGAAGGGTGGTTATAATCAACTTTGTGATATTTGGGCTTGTGGTATTACTGCAATAGAATTAGCTGAATTGCAACCACCTATGTTTGATTTACATCCAATGAGAGCTCTTTTTCTCATGTCCAAATCTGGCTTTAAACCACCTACGTTAAAGGATCGTGACAAATGGAGTCCAACATTCCATAATTTCGTGAAAGTTGCTCTAACTAAAAATCCCAAAAAACGACCGACCGCCGAAAAATTACTGCAG CACGCATTTTTTCAAGGAGAAATGAGTAAACGTTTAGCTCTAGAATTGTTGCAGAAAGTATCGAATCCTAGTCATATGTTCACCGATTTAGAAGCAGATGAAGATGGAGCTGTACCTAATGTTCCACAAAGGATAGCATCGCGTCACACCGCGAGACCTAGACCAAAAAGTCCTATACCGCAATTAGACACTGATG ACCAAATTAATCTTGATGGAACGTTACAAAGAGACGCGATTTCTCCTTCTGTGGATGCTACCCCATCTTGGGATATCATGGATATTATGAATAACGTCAAG TCTGTTCATAACTGTGATGTTCATCCGGATTGCGGTATCGGATCAGCGTTTGAAGACGTACAGGAAAA GGGGAATGCAATGTCGATGGTTGGTGGGCATTGCGACCAGCTATATTCCCTGCA AGCTACCCTTCCTCTTGGAGAGTCATCAAATGATTGTGAAGTGCATTGtccatattataatatgtcaG GATCGCAAGCAAGTCCCAGACGCCACAGCTCTGTGGATGAATTGTATGGTCTGGTGAACAGTGCTCAGTCCTTAGCTGCTGTCAATGGACAACGTCAACGATCCCTTTCTGACAGTGGTCCTAGAGAAGAATCTCTCCAATCAAATG GTCAAAATGAAATGCCAGATGAAGGAGACAGAGAAAGTATGAGCCCAGATTTATTATCTGATACTCCTCCTGTTCCTCCAAGAAGAAGGGACAGAAAACGCCATACACCTCCTAGACCGATCAGCAATGGACTGCCACCAACACCCAAGGTTCATATGGGTGCATGTTTCTCGAAA GTATTTAATGGATGTCCGTTAAGAATACATTGTACCGCAAGCTGGATTCATCCGGATACGAGAGATCAACATTTATTAATCGCGGCAGAGGAGgggatttataatttaaatttaaatgaacttcaTGAAACTGCAATAGATCAATTGTATCCCAGACGTACGATTTGGATGTATGTCATTAAAGATGTTCTCATGTCTTTATCGG GAAAAACTCCGCAATTGTATAGACACGATTTATTAGCGATGCAAAGCAAACAGACTCACAGGTTTTCACTGCATATGAACAAAATATCTGAGAGATTGGTACCTAGGAAGTTTGCCCTAACTACTAAGGTACCAGACACAAAAGGCTGTACCAAGTGTTGTGTAGGAAGAAATCCATATAACGg gtataaatatttatgtggTGCAATGCCGAccggaatatttttaatgcaatgGTACGATCCTCTTAATAAGTTTATGCTGTTAAAGCATTTCGAGTGTACACTACCGACGCCGTTAAacgtatttgaaattataattacaccCGAAATGGAATACCCGATGGTGTGCGTGTCTGTGAAACAACCATATcagcaaaataaattgaagttggatttaattaatatgaaCTCGGGGGCAAGTTGGTTTCACAGTGATGAATTAGAGGATATGGATGGTTCTG CCACTGTGATACCAAGAAGGGAAAACCTTCATGTTATTAATGTTACACAGCTAGAGAAAAACGCAATATTAGTTTGTTATGATA ATGTAGTGAAAGTGGTAACGCTACAAGGAAAACCTAGGTCGAGCAGGAAGCACATGTCAGAGTTACACTTTAACTTTCAAATTGAATCCATta TTTGCTTACCTGATAGTGTACTAGCATTCCACAAACATGGCATGCAAGGTAGAAGTTTCAAGAATGGCGAAGTTACGCAAGAAATCAGTGATCCGAGTAGGACGTACAGACTACTTGGGTCGGATAA AGTTGTGATGCTGGAGAGCCATTTGGTTCAATCAGGTACACTGACTGAATCTGAAGGCGCGGATTTGTATATACTTGCTGGACACGAAGCCAGTTACTAA